The Desulfonatronospira thiodismutans ASO3-1 DNA segment GCATTTTTCCCTGTCGCTGGGCATGGCGTTGGCGGTCAGGGCGATTATGGGAATTCTGGGATTCCGGGATTCTGGAATTGAGGGATTTGGGGATTTAGGGATTTGGGAATTTAGGGATTCAGGGATTGAGGGATTTGGGGATTTAGGGATTTGGGAATTTAGGGATTCAGGGATTGAGGGATTTGGGGATTTAGGGATTTGGGGATTTAGGGATTCAGGGATTGAGGGATTTGGGGATTTAGGGATTTGGGGATTGGGGGATTCTAAGATTTCCTCTGCAACCTCCACTCCAAGATCTTTGTCCTCTGTCCCCTGCTCCATGCTTCTTATCCGCCGCGTGGCTTCCAGTCCGTCCATGACCGGCATCTGGACATCCATGAGGACCAGGTCGAAAGAATCCTCCTGCATCTTTTCAAGGGCTTCCTGTCCGTTTTCAACAGAAACCAGGCCGCCTGCAGTGTCTTTGAGCATGATCTGCACAGATCTGCGGTTGATATGGTTGTCATCCACCAGAAGTATCCTTGGGCCTGCACCTGCAGCAGGCCCGGCCTGCACTTCATGCGCATTCTCCTGCCTGACTGGTGCGGCAGGCTGCAGTGGCCTTTTGTTATCCCCCTTGCGTCCATGCAGGCACGCCTTTATGCCTGCAAGAAGGTCCTCGCTGTTGACGGGCTTGGGCAGATATGAGTCAAACCCTTTCTGAAAAAACTCACCAGAACTTACCTGCCCCCAGAGCGAACTAACGGCAATAAGCCCCATACCCTTTTCCTGGTCCTGCTCCCTGATCCTGCTGGCCAGTTCGATACCGTCCATGCCCGGCATGGCATGATCAACAAGGGCAAAGTCAAAGCTTTTCCCCTGCTGGTGGTTCTGGTTCAAAATATCCAGGGCCTGATATGCGTCTGCCGCACTCTCATGCTCCACCCCCCACTTCTCCAGGTATCCGGCCAGGATTTTACGGTTGATGGCATTATCATCCACTATCATGGCCCGCATTCCGCTCAACTCACTGTCTTCAATGAACTCCGAAGCATCGTCTGCATAGCCTATATCCAGCTCGAAAAAGAAAGTCGAGCCCTCCCCCTCCCGGCTCATGACCTGCAGATCGCCGCCCATGAGCCGGACAAGGCTCCTGCTGATGGCCAGTCCCAGGCCGGTCCCGCCGTGCCTGCGGGTGGAAGAGTAGTCCACCTGGGTAAAATGCTCGAAGATCTTCTCCTGCATGTGCACGGGGATGCCCACCCCTGTATCCTGCACCGATATTTTGAGCCGGGCCTTCTCCTCACCTGCTTCTGCAAGACTCACCTGCACCAGTATATAGCCCTTTTCGGTGAATTTGACGGCATTGCCCACTAAGTTATACAAGATCTGCCTGAGACGCAGATTGTCCCCCCGCACCCTTCTGGGAGCCTGCAGGTCGTAGTCCACCAGCAGTTCCACCTCTTTGCTTCTGGCCCTTTTGGTCAGAAGCAGCATGACCCTGGAAATTTCCCTTTCCAGGTCAAAATTCTGCCGGGTAAGCTCTAACCTGCCAGCCTCGATCCTTGAAAAATCAAGGATATCGTTTATGATGTTCAAAAGAGACTCCGAGGAAATGGTGGCCATGTCCACGTATTCTCTCTGCTCCGGTCCCAGGCTGGTTTCTTCCAGCAGGCTCATCATGCTCACCACACCGTTTAAGGGCGTTCTTATTTCGTGGCTCATGTTGGCCAGAAAATCGCTTTTGGCCCTGGAGGCCTCCTCTGCTGCATCCCTGGCCCTGATGATCTCCTTTTCGTAATTTTTGCGCTGACTTATATCGGAGTAAACCGCAAACCCTCCGGTAATGTTTCCATCCACCAGCACCGGACCGCCCTTAAGCAGGACTTCCCTTGGCTCGCCGTCCCTGGAATACCTGGTGCACTCCATCTCCACCTTTTCCCCTGCAAGTATCCTGTAGGCCCCGTAATGCGTCTCTTTTCCCTCAGGATCCACCACATCTATGATATTTCTGCCCCTGACCTCTTCCAGGTCATGCCCGAACATCTCGGTAAAACGCGTGTTGACGTTGAAAATTTTGAGGTCGGCGTCAAAATAGACCATTGCGTCGCTGGTGTTGGTAAAAAGAGACTCGAACTGGGCCTTCTGGGTCAGAAGCTTTTTTTCGGACCTTTTGCGCTGGGTAATATCCCTTAACTGCTCCACCACCAGGTGAACACTGCCCTGGGAATCGAAGACCGGCTGGGAAATGCACTCCAGATACCTGTCATATTCCGGCAGGTATTTTTCTTTGAAGCCCTGCCTGCCGGTTCTGACGGCCCGGGCCGAGGTACACGAACTGCAGGGCACTGACCTGCCGATGAGTTCGTAGCATTTTCTTCCTTTCACCTCCTCTGGCGTAAGACCCAGAAAATCATACCCGGCCTGGTTGTACCTGATCATGGTATGATCCGGTTTTTGAATTCCTATGATGTCCGGGATGGAATCCAGTGTAGCTTCCAGCAGGGCCTTGGAGTTGGAAAGCTCTTCCTCGGCCTGCCTGCGCTTTTCCACTTCCAGGCAGGAGCGGCAGGCCCTGGCCAGCATTGCAGTCAGGGGCAGCAGTTCATTGATGAGAAATGGCTCGAAACTCCTGGATCGCGAAAGCACCAGGATACCAAAGTCCTGCAGCCTGAAAGCGTAATGAAAGCTGTCCTGTTCCTGCAGCAGCAACCAGTCCTGAAAGCCGTCTGTATCCGCTTCCCGGGCAAGCTGCTGCAGCATAGCGGCAAAATCCTCATTTCTGGACATGTACCTGGGCAGGCACAGTACTATGCCTTTGTCATCTGCGGTATTGACCACGGCTGCAGCAGTGCAGTCCAGCTTGCGCAGAAACTGCGGCATGCACTTCTTGAGAAGCTTCTCCAGGTCGAACTCGCCGCTGATGGAAAGGGCCAGTTCCAGCAACACGTCCTTGTAAAATTCATTCTGCATGGGGATCTCCCAGTATCCCGGCCACTGCTGTCTTGTTGTAGAATTCCAGGTAGGCATCCCCGGTATTGGCTATCTCTCCGATGGTCAGGGCTCCAAAGGTGGTCAGTCCGCAATCAGCCGCCTGCAGCTCCTTTTTAAACTCCTCACCCATGAAAAGGACCCTGGAGATACAGTCCATAAACAGCATGCTGGCCTTGTTCGGGTCCCCATGGTAATTATTCAGGGCAATGTCCCTGGCCTGAACCGCACCCTCAATAAGAGAGTCCATGTTTCCCCGCAGTATGTATACAAAGGAATTGACAGGCACCTCCCCAACGCAGACCAGTTCATCATTTTCGGTAAAAAGAGGGTCGCGCACGATCATTTCCGCGTCCAGCTTGACTATACCCAGGGGGTGGGCCTTGGCGATGTCGAAAAAGGGCTGTTCATCAAATGACAGGCCGGACTGTTCCTTTATGACACTTTGATACACCTGAAAGGCCGGTTCCCAGTTCAGGGAAATGACCCTGTTTTTTTCGGATTCAGTGACCTTCATGGTTTTGGTTATGGGGTGCCATCCATGAGCCACTCCTATGCCGCTGCGGACTTCTGATACCCCCACCACCGCACCGTCGCCCTTGAGGCCCAGGTTGGTGAAAAGGCAGGGCTTCTGCTCAAAACTCAATGATCCGGCTCCCCCGCCGATATAGTTGGGCATAAGACCCAGGTTGTTGAAAAGCCCGTCGATAAAGGCGCTGATTCTGGAACTCAGACCGTCCACAAACACGAAAAAGGTCCTGTCCTCCACGTCAACACCCGTCAGGGCCTCATCCACGGCGTCGTCCATAACCCTGTCGTCATCGCTTAGACCCGGCACATAGAGAGACACCGTATCGTAAAAAAGCCCGGCCACAATGGTGCCCTTCTCCAGGTTTTCCCCTTCAGCAATAATCTGCGGGAAAATCCCCCCCAGCAGAGGCAGACCGCACTCTTGCAGGACCGGATCAACATTCTCCGGGGTAAAGCCATCGGCGTCACAGGCCAGGATGAGTATGGACTTCACCCGCCCGTGGTTCTGGACTTCCTGCAGCATGGACTGTAAAGACTCCACAGATCCTTTCCTGCAAACCCTGAGTATCATATTCTTACCTCCTTGCTTTGTGACTTATTCCTTAAACCCTGTAATAAAAAAAGAAAAACTGGAACTACGATAAAAAAACGTAGCAGGCCAGGCGTAAAGGGCGCAAAAAGGAAGGGATCTCATACAACCACCCCCGGCCCCTCCTTGGCTAAGGAGGGGAGTTTACACCGTGCCCTTAATCTATACTGAGGAGCAGGTCCGGTTGAACTTTGCCATGCATCGCGCAAAGATAAATTTCTTACTTTGCGATCTTCGCGCCTTTGCGCGAGAAAAAAATGGGTTGCGGGCATAGCCCGCCTTAGTCCCTGTCAGCCCTTTTAAGGAAAGCTGAACAGATATCCTGCTTACATATATCTTTGCGGACAGTAGCTGTTTCAGCGCTTTGCATGTAGCATGGGGACTGGCTCTCCCCGCACTTATTTTTAAAATGCCGTCAATCATCCTTCAGAAAAATAAGTGCGGGGGTGCCTGTCCCCTGCTTTCCTTAACAGCGCTAAACAGATACTGCTGACAAAACCCTTTTGCATCTATTGGCACAGGGGCAGACGTACAGTAAGGGTGGTGCCGGACTCTACTGAAGTCTGCATGTCAATGTTTCCGTTCTGGGTCCTGGCTATAAGGGCCGCGGAGTAGGTACCCAGGCCTGTTCCGGATTTCTTGCCGTGGGTGCTTAGCTTGTCAAAAAAGACCTCCCTTATTTCCCTGGGCACTTCACCGTGATTGTGGATTGTTATAAGGCTTTCACCAGCCTGGTGCCGCATCTTGATGCTGACCTCTTTCCCCTGCGGGGATGCCTCCAGGGCATTTTTAATGAGGTTGGAAAACATGGAGTAGCAAAGCATCTCTTCACCACAGACCATGAAGCTGAAATCATCCGGCACATCCATATCCTGATGCAGAAGTCTCACCTGAATGTTTTTTCCCCTGCTCAGGGGTTCCAGCTGTCTCAAGACCTGCCGCAGCACGCGGGTGAGATCCACTTTCCCGGGATCAAGCTGGTATGTCCCCTGCTCCATCTTGTACAGGTCCAGGGACAGGTTTATCATGTTCAGCAGGGTATGCCCGGATTCTTTTATGTACTGCACCAGTTCCCGGCTTTCATCGTCCAGTGCGTCAGATTCCAGGAGCAGGTCCGGTATTGCTATAATGCCGTTTAAGGGTGTCTTCATGTCGTGCCTGGTGATGCGCTCAACGTCTTCACGCAGTTGATCCAGGTGCCAGCGCCAGGTGACATCCACGACGGCTGCGACCATCCAGCCTGAAGCCACCGGCTTGAGGTAAATCTCCCAGTTTTTGTCCCCGGAGGATATTTCCAGCCTGGACTGCTCCCTGGCTTCAATCAAATCACCAGCATTGCCTTTACTTTTGATAACTTGGCGTACCTCAGGGGGGAAAAATCTGCCCTCCAGGGCCGCCCCCTGCCTGTATCCGGCCCTGCCTGCTTCCGGGTTGGCGATCTCCACCCTGTGATTTTCTGTGTCCAGAAGCATCACCGGAAAAGGCATGCCCCCAAGCATAACCTCCATGGTCCTGCGCTGCCGGTCCTTTGCTTTTTTCCTGCTGATCACCCTCAGACAGCGCTGCAGCACTTCCAGAAGCTCCGCCGGAGCCACAGGCTTGGACACAAATTCGTCCAGACGCAGGGCTATGGCCTTTTTCAGGTTGTCTATGTTGTCAAAGGAAGTGGAGAGTATGACCACCGCTTCCGGATCCTGCTCCCGGATGGCTTCAGCCATTTCCAGGCCGTCCATGCGCGGCATTTCAATGTCGGTGATGACTATATCGGGATTGAAACGTGAAAATGCGTAAAGCCCTTCCTGGCCGTCCCTGGCCTGATGGACCTCTTTTACCCTGGGCCCAAGCATCTGGGTTAAAAACTCCAGAGTAAAACTTTCGTCCTCCACGCAAAGAACCGAGACATCTTTTAACTTCAGGTCTGCTTCCATGTCAGTAAACATTGTACGCTCGCAATAACACTCCAGCGAAACGTATAAAACTTTTCAACCTGTCTAAATCGGGGACAGGCACCCCCGCACTTATTTTTCTGAAGGATGGTTGACAGGTTTTAAAAATAAGTGCGGGGAGAGCCAGTCCCCGGAGGTGAATAAATAAGTTTCGCTGTAGTGATAAGTTAGTCCTGATTACCCTGGTCCCGGTATTCCAGGAGTTTATGCAGTTCCTGCAAAAGCTCTTCCCAGGCCCGGCTGACCCCTTCCAGGTCCTTTTCCCTGGCTGCCAGATCCAGCTCACTGGACTTTTGTGCCGCCCCGGCGACACACAGGGTGCCCAGGGCCCCTTTCAGCTTGTGCCCCAGGCTGGAGACTGCATCCATGTCCTGCCTGTCCACGGCATCCTGGAGGTTCTCCCTGTATTGCTGCAGTTCTTCCTGCAAAAACCGCTGAAACATCCCGGACCAGAAATCCACGTGCCCGGCATAGCGCTTATCCAGGTCTTCCCTGCTTATAAAATCCGGGACCATGTCCCTTTTTTTCGTTTCCGGCTCCTGAGTCCCGGACTGATCTCCCTGAAGAACCCCGCCGCCTCCCGGGACCGCCAGGCCGGATATCTCCTGCAGAAGCTTTGATGGATCCACAGGCTTGGAAACATACCCGTCCATGCCTTCTTCCAGAAACTTCTCCCTGTCTCCGGGCATGGCATAGGCTGTCAGGGCGATAATGGGAACCCTGGCCGAATCCCGGGACCCGACATCCGGCGTCCCACCTCTTGCCCCATGCTCCATGCCCCTTTCTCCAAGCCTTTCCCCCTCCATGCTCCTGATTCTCCTGGTGGCCTCCAGCCCGTCTATGCCGGGCATCTGGATGTCCATGAGAATCAGGTCGAATCTGCCCGGTTCAAAGGCACTTACTGCTTCTTCACCGTTGGAGGCGAACTGTACCCTGTGTCCCCTGCTTTCCAGGAGATAGCCCATGTATTCCCGGTTAAGCTCTACATCCTCCACCACCAGGATGGACAAAGGACTGGAAATACCAGCATCGGCGGCCCGGTCTTCCAGCTCTTTTGCCTTCTTGTCTTCCACACTGCTGATCCCCAGGGTCAGAGCAAACGAAAATACGCTTCCCCGGCCCGGCGTGCTTTGCACCTGGATCTCCCCGCCCATCATCTGAACCAGTCTCTGGGATATGGCCAGACCCAGTCCGCTTCCCTGATGCTTCTTGCCGTAGGTTATATCCGCCTGGGTAAAGCTGTCGAAAAGACTGGGCAAAAAATCCCCGGAAATCCCTTCACCGCTGTCCTCCACCTGAAACTCTACAGTTGCCTTGTGCTCGTCAATGTCCATGGCTTTGACCCGGATGAGCACATGCCCTGCCTGGGTGAACTTGACTGCATTGCTTACCAGGTTGCGCAGGACCTGCTCCAGGCGGTGGGCATCCCCGCGGACATACTCAGGAAGCCGGGAATCTGCATCCACCTTGAGCGCAATGCCCTGGTTCCGGGCCTGGATGGAATACAGGCCAAGCACCCGCCTGACTAAGGATCTCAGGGAAAAATCTTCGTGAACCAGGTCCAGCTTGCCCGCCTCTACCTTGGACAGGTCCAGGATATCGTTGATTATCTGCTCCAGGGACCTGGCCGACTCCAGGGTCATATCCACCAGGTCTTTACGACTCTGGTCGGCACTTTCTGAGGCGAGCATATCCAGAGCACCGATTATGCCCGATATGGGGGTACGTATCTCGTGACTCATATTGGCCAGAAATTCGCTCTTGGCCATGCTGGCTTTCTCGGCCTGTTCCTTGGCCTGGTACAGTTCTATCTCCGCATTCTTGCGCTCGGTGATATCCTGGGCAGAACCCACGATATAGGAAATATCTCCGTTTTCAAAAACCGGGGTCAGGGTGGTGAACCAGACCCGCTCTCCCCCGGGAAGATCAAGGGTTTCCTCGTAGGAAATGGGAGCCCTGGCCTGCACGCATCGCTGATAATTCCTGGAAACCTGCCCCCCCAGGTCCCGGCCCAGGACATCCTGCGGGGTCCTGCCCTGAATGACTTCCATGGTCAGCCCGGTGAGCTGCTCATGAGTCAGGTTGTTGCGTATAAACCTGAAGCTTTCTTCCCCCAGTACCTGCACCAGGAAAAGTGCGTCGCTGGTACCATTGAAGACTGTCTCGTATTCCCGGGACAGGGCCTTGAACTCGTTTTCAGCCTCCTTGATGCGGGTGATGTCCACTGCAATTCCGGTATACCGGATGATAACCCCCTGAGCATCCCGGACAGGAAAAGACCTGGCCCACACCCAGCGAATTTCCCCGTCAGGGCGGACAATGCGGTATTCCATATTAAAGGAGGCGTCTTCATCACCGGATACTTCCCTGTCCAGCTCCCTCAGAACGGCAGATCTGTCATCCCCGTGCACCATATCCACAAAACAGTTGGGATCATGGTAGAGGTCCTGACGGCTCCTGCCGAAAACCTTTTCAAAGGAAGGACTGACGTAGAGCATCCGGCTGTTGTCTCCGGAGCGCAGCCAGAAGACTTCGCCCATGTTGTCCGCCATCTGGCGAAACATTTCCTCGCTCTTACTCAGGGCTTCTTCGGCCTTTTTCCTCTCGGTTATGTCCAGGGTAACCCCGAGAGTGCCCACCATGCGGCCTTTGTCATCGCAGTAGGGTTCAAAGTTAAGCAGGGCTGGAAAAATTTCCCCGGATTTTCTCACCAGCCTGGTCTCCACTGAAAAACCCTCCTGCTGCTCATAAAGCCGGGCAATGTATTCCGGGAACCTGCTTGACTCATCCTCAAGGTGCAGAACCCCCACATACCTGCCCATGATCTCATCCCTGGAATATCCGAATATCTTTTCCGCACCCGGGCTGAACTCCTGGACCACGGACTGCATATCCGTCACCACCAGGCCCACGTTGCGGGCCGCCTTGAAGATGGCGCTTAGTTTCTCCTCGCTTTGTTGCAGCCTGGAGGCTGCCGCCCTGCTGCTGTATATGTACTTCATGAGCAGGGCGATTATAACGACCAGAACCGTTGTTATGCCCAGAAACAAAAAAAACTGCTGGGCTTTTTCAGCCTCGATCCTGGGGGTTACATCATGGATGATGGAGTAAAGGTAATTGCCTTCATCAGTTGAGTAAGGCCAGGAATAAACCTCCACGGACCTTTCTTCCCCGGTGGCAAGCTGGTGAGTAAACTGGAAATAGTTTCTGTCCTGAAGGGATGCCCGGCGCATTTCCTCCTGTACTTCACGGTGGGACAAAACGTTTATGTCCTGGATCTTCATGTCGCCAAGTTCCTGGGCGCTGTAGCCGTAGAAATCCAGCGCAGCCTGGTTGGCCCTTTTAATGTAGCCGGTGTCGCTGTCTATTACCAGCATGACTGAGCCGTGCTTTTCAAAGAGGTCTTCAAATCCCGGCAGGTGGTGTGAATCCGCGTAGATATGACCTGCACCGCAAGTCATGAGCACAAGGAAAAAGATGGTTATTGCAGTGCAGGTCTTGAGCATCAGGTGGTCTCAATAATTCCGGATCAGCGGATCACAGGCTGTATTCAAAAAAGTCCCTGGCCCAGCCCATGGCCCAGGAATAGGACATGGCCACTTTCCTGGGGTGCAGGCCCAGTTGGGATATCAGGGCA contains these protein-coding regions:
- a CDS encoding response regulator gives rise to the protein MQNEFYKDVLLELALSISGEFDLEKLLKKCMPQFLRKLDCTAAAVVNTADDKGIVLCLPRYMSRNEDFAAMLQQLAREADTDGFQDWLLLQEQDSFHYAFRLQDFGILVLSRSRSFEPFLINELLPLTAMLARACRSCLEVEKRRQAEEELSNSKALLEATLDSIPDIIGIQKPDHTMIRYNQAGYDFLGLTPEEVKGRKCYELIGRSVPCSSCTSARAVRTGRQGFKEKYLPEYDRYLECISQPVFDSQGSVHLVVEQLRDITQRKRSEKKLLTQKAQFESLFTNTSDAMVYFDADLKIFNVNTRFTEMFGHDLEEVRGRNIIDVVDPEGKETHYGAYRILAGEKVEMECTRYSRDGEPREVLLKGGPVLVDGNITGGFAVYSDISQRKNYEKEIIRARDAAEEASRAKSDFLANMSHEIRTPLNGVVSMMSLLEETSLGPEQREYVDMATISSESLLNIINDILDFSRIEAGRLELTRQNFDLEREISRVMLLLTKRARSKEVELLVDYDLQAPRRVRGDNLRLRQILYNLVGNAVKFTEKGYILVQVSLAEAGEEKARLKISVQDTGVGIPVHMQEKIFEHFTQVDYSSTRRHGGTGLGLAISRSLVRLMGGDLQVMSREGEGSTFFFELDIGYADDASEFIEDSELSGMRAMIVDDNAINRKILAGYLEKWGVEHESAADAYQALDILNQNHQQGKSFDFALVDHAMPGMDGIELASRIREQDQEKGMGLIAVSSLWGQVSSGEFFQKGFDSYLPKPVNSEDLLAGIKACLHGRKGDNKRPLQPAAPVRQENAHEVQAGPAAGAGPRILLVDDNHINRRSVQIMLKDTAGGLVSVENGQEALEKMQEDSFDLVLMDVQMPVMDGLEATRRIRSMEQGTEDKDLGVEVAEEILESPNPQIPKSPNPSIPESLNPQIPKSPNPSIPESLNSQIPKSPNPSIPESLNSQIPKSPNPSIPESRNPRIPIIALTANAMPSDREKCLSAGMTDYIAKPVQKIELLAMLKKHLPAGFFDLQDGKGRDERAGAEEDSGQPPGHDEYQVFNTRDFMDRYEQDLEIAAEIMQDFLSDLQVEPEHIQAALARHEAGDADRLAHKLKGSAGYTGAERIRLHCANIMHSSRQENWQEAHKEMQLLQREAQRFEAEARAFFQTQEVELQAGE
- a CDS encoding FIST signal transduction protein codes for the protein MILRVCRKGSVESLQSMLQEVQNHGRVKSILILACDADGFTPENVDPVLQECGLPLLGGIFPQIIAEGENLEKGTIVAGLFYDTVSLYVPGLSDDDRVMDDAVDEALTGVDVEDRTFFVFVDGLSSRISAFIDGLFNNLGLMPNYIGGGAGSLSFEQKPCLFTNLGLKGDGAVVGVSEVRSGIGVAHGWHPITKTMKVTESEKNRVISLNWEPAFQVYQSVIKEQSGLSFDEQPFFDIAKAHPLGIVKLDAEMIVRDPLFTENDELVCVGEVPVNSFVYILRGNMDSLIEGAVQARDIALNNYHGDPNKASMLFMDCISRVLFMGEEFKKELQAADCGLTTFGALTIGEIANTGDAYLEFYNKTAVAGILGDPHAE
- a CDS encoding response regulator; this encodes MFTDMEADLKLKDVSVLCVEDESFTLEFLTQMLGPRVKEVHQARDGQEGLYAFSRFNPDIVITDIEMPRMDGLEMAEAIREQDPEAVVILSTSFDNIDNLKKAIALRLDEFVSKPVAPAELLEVLQRCLRVISRKKAKDRQRRTMEVMLGGMPFPVMLLDTENHRVEIANPEAGRAGYRQGAALEGRFFPPEVRQVIKSKGNAGDLIEAREQSRLEISSGDKNWEIYLKPVASGWMVAAVVDVTWRWHLDQLREDVERITRHDMKTPLNGIIAIPDLLLESDALDDESRELVQYIKESGHTLLNMINLSLDLYKMEQGTYQLDPGKVDLTRVLRQVLRQLEPLSRGKNIQVRLLHQDMDVPDDFSFMVCGEEMLCYSMFSNLIKNALEASPQGKEVSIKMRHQAGESLITIHNHGEVPREIREVFFDKLSTHGKKSGTGLGTYSAALIARTQNGNIDMQTSVESGTTLTVRLPLCQ
- a CDS encoding PAS domain-containing hybrid sensor histidine kinase/response regulator, producing MLKTCTAITIFFLVLMTCGAGHIYADSHHLPGFEDLFEKHGSVMLVIDSDTGYIKRANQAALDFYGYSAQELGDMKIQDINVLSHREVQEEMRRASLQDRNYFQFTHQLATGEERSVEVYSWPYSTDEGNYLYSIIHDVTPRIEAEKAQQFFLFLGITTVLVVIIALLMKYIYSSRAAASRLQQSEEKLSAIFKAARNVGLVVTDMQSVVQEFSPGAEKIFGYSRDEIMGRYVGVLHLEDESSRFPEYIARLYEQQEGFSVETRLVRKSGEIFPALLNFEPYCDDKGRMVGTLGVTLDITERKKAEEALSKSEEMFRQMADNMGEVFWLRSGDNSRMLYVSPSFEKVFGRSRQDLYHDPNCFVDMVHGDDRSAVLRELDREVSGDEDASFNMEYRIVRPDGEIRWVWARSFPVRDAQGVIIRYTGIAVDITRIKEAENEFKALSREYETVFNGTSDALFLVQVLGEESFRFIRNNLTHEQLTGLTMEVIQGRTPQDVLGRDLGGQVSRNYQRCVQARAPISYEETLDLPGGERVWFTTLTPVFENGDISYIVGSAQDITERKNAEIELYQAKEQAEKASMAKSEFLANMSHEIRTPISGIIGALDMLASESADQSRKDLVDMTLESARSLEQIINDILDLSKVEAGKLDLVHEDFSLRSLVRRVLGLYSIQARNQGIALKVDADSRLPEYVRGDAHRLEQVLRNLVSNAVKFTQAGHVLIRVKAMDIDEHKATVEFQVEDSGEGISGDFLPSLFDSFTQADITYGKKHQGSGLGLAISQRLVQMMGGEIQVQSTPGRGSVFSFALTLGISSVEDKKAKELEDRAADAGISSPLSILVVEDVELNREYMGYLLESRGHRVQFASNGEEAVSAFEPGRFDLILMDIQMPGIDGLEATRRIRSMEGERLGERGMEHGARGGTPDVGSRDSARVPIIALTAYAMPGDREKFLEEGMDGYVSKPVDPSKLLQEISGLAVPGGGGVLQGDQSGTQEPETKKRDMVPDFISREDLDKRYAGHVDFWSGMFQRFLQEELQQYRENLQDAVDRQDMDAVSSLGHKLKGALGTLCVAGAAQKSSELDLAAREKDLEGVSRAWEELLQELHKLLEYRDQGNQD